One genomic segment of Esox lucius isolate fEsoLuc1 chromosome 15, fEsoLuc1.pri, whole genome shotgun sequence includes these proteins:
- the exd1 gene encoding piRNA biogenesis protein EXD1 isoform X1: protein MADFQFMEIFKRKRIKLTLKSGTFLGNVQRINANKTVVLEDVVNFKNGRKLPGVKLFFGHEILNVEFPHVSKADVGPNSSDHGLPGQLTVAEFQPYMKGIVLDADDDDESHVNFVVIDEFHEKFGPAVMHIQRQQVIGIGADGFGAFQHERLCWLQIATKNKVYLFDILLLGARAFKNGLSMILQNNHILKVTHDCRGIAGCLMAQFGVNLCNVFDTQVADTLCFYTETGGFLPDRVSTLQEVVSLHLKVSSSRLSSLKIKSQLTKEDKEVWYVRPCPTSLLKVMALSVIHLQPLRLVLLDALMAEYTGLVDSCLSSSREEPVHMQLIGSSNVLELPRELQNLVHMRRERQEWAVNRYPVTEQGWLKRSNPRPLTASQNGQGQDTVTQRQPESTVPTAMETLVPLPRLQASEEPLRHISTPWVTDLHATPSALTSEAQQSSSKQPPEVLSPVSTSGLGAPGLVDIVMAGKGRSSMKDPASPTLPAFRSFGRGLLLQMSASQVQKERQVPVGKVEVLVPPGQIPSPVQQVVHQQTAPQQALLSPASGGRGPFIQKPQRLTSPLSLSFSSFRKT, encoded by the exons ATGGCCGACTTTCAATTCATGGAAATCTTTAAAAGAAAGCGCATCAAATTGACCCTCAAATCTGGGACCTTTCTTGGCAATGTTCAGCGGATCAATGCCAACAAAACAGTGGTTTTAGAGGACG TTGTGAATTTTAAGAATGGAAGAAAACTCCCTGGAGTGAAACTATTCTTTGGACATGAAATTCTGAATG TGGAATTCCCTCATGTGTCAAAGGCCGATGTTGG CCCCAACTCTAGTGACCATGGACTTCCAGGACAGCTGACTGTGGCAGAGTTCCAGCCTTACATGAAAGGTATCGTTCTGG ATGCTGATGACGACGATGAGAGCCATGTGAACTTTGTGGTCATTGATGAGTTCCATGAAAAGTTTGGTCCTGCT GTGATGCACATTCAGAGACAGCAGGTGATCGGGATTGGAGCTGACGGGTTCGGGGCATTCCAGCACGAGAGACTCTGTTGGCTGCAG ATTGCCACTAAGAACAAGGTGTACCTCTTTGACATCCTGTTGCTTGGAGCCCGGGCCTTCAAGAATGGTCTATCCATGATCCTGCAAAATAACCACATATTAAAG GTCACCCATGACTGCCGGGGCATTGCTGGATGCCTTATGGCTCAGTTTGGTGTGAATCTCTGCAACGTATTTGACACTCAG GTGGCAGATACTCTGTGCTTCTACACAGAGACAGGTGGCTTCCTGCCAGACAGGGTTAGCACCCTACAGGAGGTGGTGAGTCTACACCTGAAGGTGTCCTCATCGCGACTCTCTTCTCTCAAGATCAAGTCTCAGCTCACCAAG GAGGATAAAGAGGTGTGGTATGTGCGTCCCTGCCCCACGTCCCTGCTCAAGGTCATGGCTCTGTCGGTTATCCATCTGCAGCCTCTGAGGCTGGTGCTGTTGGACGCCCTCATGGCTGAATACACCGGCCTGGTGGACTCCTGCCTGAGCAGCAGCCGAGAGGAACCGGTCCACATGCAGCTCATTGGATCG AGCAATGTTCTGGAGCTTCCCAGGGAGCTGCAGAATTTGGTGCACATGCGTCGGGAGCGCCAGGAGTGGGCTGTCAACCGTTACCCTGTCACTGAGCAGGGTTGGCTGAAGCGCTCCAACCCTAGACCATTGACAGCATCACAAAACGGGCAGGGCCAGGATACAGTCACCCAAAGGCAACCAGAATCCACTGTACCCACAGCAATGGAGACTCTAGTCCCGTTACCAAGGCTACAGGCCTCAGAAGAGCCCCTGCGTCACATCAGTACCCCATGGGTCACTGACCTCCATGCAACGCCGAGTGCTCTGACGTCAGAGGCCCAGCAGAGCTCCAGCAAACAGCCACCTGAAGTCCTTAGCCCAGTGTCTACATCGGGATTAGGAGCACCAGGGCTTGTGGACATAGTGATGGCTGGCAAAGGAAGGTCTTCGATGAAAGACCCAGCCTCGCCCACCCTACCTGCTTTCCGCTCCTTTGGAAGAGGCCTGCTTCTCCAGATGTCCGCATCGCAGGtccagaaggagagacaggtTCCAGTTGGGAAGGTGGAGGTGCTTGTTCCCCCAGGCCAAATACCCAGCCCTGTTCAGCAAGTTGTGCATCAGCAGACTGCTCCCCAGCAGGCTTTATTATCTCCTGCCAGTGGAGGGAGAGGCCCCTTCATCCAGAAACCCCAAAGGCTCACAtctcctctcagtctctccttcAGTTCATTTAGAAAGACCTAG
- the exd1 gene encoding piRNA biogenesis protein EXD1 isoform X2, whose amino-acid sequence MADFQFMEIFKRKRIKLTLKSGTFLGNVQRINANKTVVLEDVVNFKNGRKLPGVKLFFGHEILNVEFPHVSKADVGDHGLPGQLTVAEFQPYMKGIVLDADDDDESHVNFVVIDEFHEKFGPAVMHIQRQQVIGIGADGFGAFQHERLCWLQIATKNKVYLFDILLLGARAFKNGLSMILQNNHILKVTHDCRGIAGCLMAQFGVNLCNVFDTQVADTLCFYTETGGFLPDRVSTLQEVVSLHLKVSSSRLSSLKIKSQLTKEDKEVWYVRPCPTSLLKVMALSVIHLQPLRLVLLDALMAEYTGLVDSCLSSSREEPVHMQLIGSSNVLELPRELQNLVHMRRERQEWAVNRYPVTEQGWLKRSNPRPLTASQNGQGQDTVTQRQPESTVPTAMETLVPLPRLQASEEPLRHISTPWVTDLHATPSALTSEAQQSSSKQPPEVLSPVSTSGLGAPGLVDIVMAGKGRSSMKDPASPTLPAFRSFGRGLLLQMSASQVQKERQVPVGKVEVLVPPGQIPSPVQQVVHQQTAPQQALLSPASGGRGPFIQKPQRLTSPLSLSFSSFRKT is encoded by the exons ATGGCCGACTTTCAATTCATGGAAATCTTTAAAAGAAAGCGCATCAAATTGACCCTCAAATCTGGGACCTTTCTTGGCAATGTTCAGCGGATCAATGCCAACAAAACAGTGGTTTTAGAGGACG TTGTGAATTTTAAGAATGGAAGAAAACTCCCTGGAGTGAAACTATTCTTTGGACATGAAATTCTGAATG TGGAATTCCCTCATGTGTCAAAGGCCGATGTTGG TGACCATGGACTTCCAGGACAGCTGACTGTGGCAGAGTTCCAGCCTTACATGAAAGGTATCGTTCTGG ATGCTGATGACGACGATGAGAGCCATGTGAACTTTGTGGTCATTGATGAGTTCCATGAAAAGTTTGGTCCTGCT GTGATGCACATTCAGAGACAGCAGGTGATCGGGATTGGAGCTGACGGGTTCGGGGCATTCCAGCACGAGAGACTCTGTTGGCTGCAG ATTGCCACTAAGAACAAGGTGTACCTCTTTGACATCCTGTTGCTTGGAGCCCGGGCCTTCAAGAATGGTCTATCCATGATCCTGCAAAATAACCACATATTAAAG GTCACCCATGACTGCCGGGGCATTGCTGGATGCCTTATGGCTCAGTTTGGTGTGAATCTCTGCAACGTATTTGACACTCAG GTGGCAGATACTCTGTGCTTCTACACAGAGACAGGTGGCTTCCTGCCAGACAGGGTTAGCACCCTACAGGAGGTGGTGAGTCTACACCTGAAGGTGTCCTCATCGCGACTCTCTTCTCTCAAGATCAAGTCTCAGCTCACCAAG GAGGATAAAGAGGTGTGGTATGTGCGTCCCTGCCCCACGTCCCTGCTCAAGGTCATGGCTCTGTCGGTTATCCATCTGCAGCCTCTGAGGCTGGTGCTGTTGGACGCCCTCATGGCTGAATACACCGGCCTGGTGGACTCCTGCCTGAGCAGCAGCCGAGAGGAACCGGTCCACATGCAGCTCATTGGATCG AGCAATGTTCTGGAGCTTCCCAGGGAGCTGCAGAATTTGGTGCACATGCGTCGGGAGCGCCAGGAGTGGGCTGTCAACCGTTACCCTGTCACTGAGCAGGGTTGGCTGAAGCGCTCCAACCCTAGACCATTGACAGCATCACAAAACGGGCAGGGCCAGGATACAGTCACCCAAAGGCAACCAGAATCCACTGTACCCACAGCAATGGAGACTCTAGTCCCGTTACCAAGGCTACAGGCCTCAGAAGAGCCCCTGCGTCACATCAGTACCCCATGGGTCACTGACCTCCATGCAACGCCGAGTGCTCTGACGTCAGAGGCCCAGCAGAGCTCCAGCAAACAGCCACCTGAAGTCCTTAGCCCAGTGTCTACATCGGGATTAGGAGCACCAGGGCTTGTGGACATAGTGATGGCTGGCAAAGGAAGGTCTTCGATGAAAGACCCAGCCTCGCCCACCCTACCTGCTTTCCGCTCCTTTGGAAGAGGCCTGCTTCTCCAGATGTCCGCATCGCAGGtccagaaggagagacaggtTCCAGTTGGGAAGGTGGAGGTGCTTGTTCCCCCAGGCCAAATACCCAGCCCTGTTCAGCAAGTTGTGCATCAGCAGACTGCTCCCCAGCAGGCTTTATTATCTCCTGCCAGTGGAGGGAGAGGCCCCTTCATCCAGAAACCCCAAAGGCTCACAtctcctctcagtctctccttcAGTTCATTTAGAAAGACCTAG